CCGGGCCCGTTCCATATTCGGCATGGCCCGCGTAGCCATCCACATTTTTCGTTTCAAAGCCCATCCCGCGCGCCATCCCCAAAATACATTCCAGCGCCCGATAAGACGGCTCGCCGTACGGCATGCCCGGGGCGGCGGGGCCGCATACGGATGGAATCGCGACCAGCGTGCCGATGTCCCGGATGATGTCCTCCTGATATTTTTTTATTTTGGACCCAAAGACTTCCGCCATTTCATAACTCCTTCCCGCCGCGGCGCGGCGCTTTTTTCAGCCGGGTTGCCGGCTGGTTTTATCATACAGCCACCCGCCTTCCATTACAATAGTTTGCCAGCGGGAAATCCCGCATAAACACCGTTTGGCGGCAAATAATGCTAGAAGCATCCCGCAAGGAGGCTCAGCAGAAAAAATGAGAAAAACGATGGTTTTATTTTTTTCCGGAGGTTCCCTTTACCCCCTTCTGGAAATCGCCTGGCGCGGAAAAACGGACATTTCCATGGCGGTGGCCGGCGGCACATGCCTTTGCCTGATCGACCGGATCTGCAACTGCCGCCTGTGCAAAAAATCCATTTTCGTCCGGTGCTCGGCCGGGGCCGGAATCATCACGGGCGTGGAATTTTTGGTAGGAGTTGTCGTAAATCTTATCCTGAAACGAAACGTATGGGATTATTCCATGCTGCCGATGAATTTTCTGGGGCAGATCTGCATCCCCTTCACGGCGCTGTGGTATTTTCTCAGCCTGCCGGCGATGGGGTTCTGCAGGCTCTGCAGTTCCCCGCACTCGCGTCAAAAGGGAATCCGGAAAGAATAAAAGGAACGGCCTTGCTTTTCAGAAAGGCCGTTTTCTTTATTCTTTACTTTCCAAAGGATCAGGCCTTGATGTCGGCTTTCCACAGGCCGTGCAGATTGCAGTACTCATAAACCGCGACCGGCTTCTCGCCTTCCGCCAGGGCAAAGACGGCATGGGGCTTTTCACCGGGATGAAGCGTTCTGCGCTGGCTTCCGTTTTCAGTGAGCAGATAAATCCACTGGATATAATGCTCCGGAACCATCGGATGGTCGACGCTGCCGACGTTCACCGAAACCTTGCCGTCTTTCACGGCGACCACCGGAACGTGCTTTTCCTGAGCGGCATCCGTCGTGTTCGGAACGAGCTCGGTCATGCGGTCCCCGCAGCACACCATCGGCACGCCGGAAGCGTGAACCACGGCGACAAGATTCCCGCAGTGCTTACAGATAAAAAACTTCTGTTCCATTTTTATGTACTCCTTTCTAAAATAGACGACCCGCGCCTCATCGGGCATCCGAAAAGAAGCCCTTAAAGGTTTGAATTTATTATACCATGATAAAAGGCAGAATGAACACTCTGTGCAGAAAATTTTCCAAATCCGCAAAGTTCATCACAGTTCAATTCTCTCTCAGACATCGAAGGCTCTGCCTCCGCTTACGCCATGAGGTTATCTATAACATGCTGCGAAGCGGCATGTTTCAATGTTCTCTCAGGCGTCGAAAGCTTTGCTTTCGCTTACGCCGTGAGGTTATCTATAACACGCTGCGAAGCGGCATGTTTCAATGTTCTCTCAGGCGTCGGAAGCTTTGCTTCCGCTTACGCCGTGAGGTTATTATAACGCATCCCTGCGAAAAAATCCATATTTTTCCGCAAAGCGACAATCCTTCGCCCCGGTTTCCCGGTTTTTTACAAAAATTCTTGACAGCAGATGCCTGTTATGATATCATTATTTTCGCACCTGTACATGGAGGGGTGTCCGAGTGGTTTAAGGAGCTAGTCTTGAAAACTAGTGATCCTGCAAGGGACCAAGAGTTCGAATCTCTTCCCCTCCGCCACTTTTTAAATGATTTCTCCCCTTTGCTCAGGATGGATGCGGTGAAGGGGCTTCCTGCTAAGGGAGCAGGTCGGTAACCGCGAGAAGCTCCGTTTTTTATATCTGTTTCGCGGAAAAATAAAATAGGAAAACTGTTTTTCACCGATGGAGAAGTACCCAAGTGGTGAAGGGGCTCCCCTGCTAAGGGAGTAGGTCGGGTAACCGGCGCAAGGGTTCAAATCCCTTCTTCTCCGCCAAATTTAGGACTGGCAGAGGCTGGTCCTTTTTTTCTGCGCGCAAGGGATTTGAACCCTGAAAAAGCAGCAAAAAGGCAGCGAGAGTGAAATAAGACCCGAAAAAATAGCTTTACCGCGGACAAGGCGCGCCTATCGCTTTTCGCTATAGGCGTTTTTTCGTACCCGCGCTTTTACCTGGCATCTTTTAACCCAACTTTCCAATCCATGATGAGCCGTGCTTTCGGGTATGGATCATCATGCTTTTTTATTATATAATAAAGATAAAAGCTGAAACCGCGCGGAGGGTAACCATGAAATTCTTAGGAAGCATCAATGTAATTACAGCAATCATGGCCGGCCTGTTTTTTGCGCCGATCATCGTTAGAATCGTCAGTCCCTTCCAAAACTTACAGCTGAGGCGTTTTATTGATTCGCTGATCAACAGCATCACGATTCTGGCATCTATTATTTTGTCGGTCTATCTGACAAGCCTCATCCGCTCCGATGGCGGAAATAAATTTTTAACGGGGATTTACAAGATCATACCGCCCTTAAAAGGCCTTGTGGCAAGCAATAATATCTGGATCTATGCGATATTCGTGCTCCTGCTGACCGCTCTTTTATCCGGGCTCATCGATTTGCTGGTTATGCCTGTTTACCGATATGTCATAGGCCCTTTGATCGACAAAGCGGAATCTTCCTTCAGAAAACAGGGCGGCCTTGTCAGGCGGATGGTGCTGGGCTTATGCCAGCTTCCGAAATCCATCCTGTATGTCATCGTTTTTTCGCTTCTGATGAACTTCTGCACCAGCTATAACAGCGATTGGGCGATCGGGAAACAAATCGATCGGTCTGCGACTTATCAATTTGTAAACAAAAACGTCCTCGATCCGCTGTTAAGCTCCAGCATTGTAAAAAAGATACCGGTTCTTCTGAACGATTCGTTCAAAGACGCCTCCTCATCGCTGCGCAACATCCACTTAACCTATTATTTCAATGGGATGACGCTTGACGATGCCGTCAAATCGGACTCCCAAATCGACAGCGCCGCGAAAAAAATCGTAGGGAAAGAAACGAACAGCAAAGAGAAAGCATACCTGATTTACCGATGGGTCAGCAAAAACATCAGCTACGATTACGATAAGGCTGCCGTCGTAGCGACCGACCCTTCGCGGGTCTCCTCCGGAGCAATCGCCGCTTTCCATACAAGGACCGGCATCTGCTTTGATTACTCGTGCCTTTATGTCGCCATGTGCCGGGCTGTCGGCGTAAAAGTCAGATTTATAACAGGTTTGGGCTACAGCGGCGTCGAGTGGGGCGATCACGCCTGGAACCAGGTTTATGATCCGGCGGAGAACAGATGGATCAATGTCGATACGACGTTCGGGAACAGCGGAAAGAATTATTTCGATCATGCGGGCTTCCGTGCAGACCATCAGGATGGCGTAGTCCAGGGCCAGTGGTAAATCATCCTTTGGCCTCCTCCCTGACCTTGTTGAGGTACTCCTCCGGGTCTTTGCCCGCGTCCTTTGACGCGGCGAACAGCGCTTCGCGCAGCTCCTCCTTCGTCCAATCCTCTTTTGGCACATATTTATGCAGAATAATGTTTTCTTCGTCGTCAGTGAAAAATTCGATCGGATCTCCGTTCCCGATTCCATTGATTTTACGAAGTTCAATTGGAACGACAACGCGCCCCATA
This window of the Ruminococcaceae bacterium BL-6 genome carries:
- a CDS encoding protein of unknown function (Evidence 5 : Unknown function), producing MKATGIVRRIDNMGRVVVPIELRKINGIGNGDPIEFFTDDEENIILHKYVPKEDWTKEELREALFAASKDAGKDPEEYLNKVREEAKG
- the dfx gene encoding Desulfoferrodoxin, producing the protein MEQKFFICKHCGNLVAVVHASGVPMVCCGDRMTELVPNTTDAAQEKHVPVVAVKDGKVSVNVGSVDHPMVPEHYIQWIYLLTENGSQRRTLHPGEKPHAVFALAEGEKPVAVYEYCNLHGLWKADIKA
- a CDS encoding Transglutaminase-like superfamily protein, with translation MKFLGSINVITAIMAGLFFAPIIVRIVSPFQNLQLRRFIDSLINSITILASIILSVYLTSLIRSDGGNKFLTGIYKIIPPLKGLVASNNIWIYAIFVLLLTALLSGLIDLLVMPVYRYVIGPLIDKAESSFRKQGGLVRRMVLGLCQLPKSILYVIVFSLLMNFCTSYNSDWAIGKQIDRSATYQFVNKNVLDPLLSSSIVKKIPVLLNDSFKDASSSLRNIHLTYYFNGMTLDDAVKSDSQIDSAAKKIVGKETNSKEKAYLIYRWVSKNISYDYDKAAVVATDPSRVSSGAIAAFHTRTGICFDYSCLYVAMCRAVGVKVRFITGLGYSGVEWGDHAWNQVYDPAENRWINVDTTFGNSGKNYFDHAGFRADHQDGVVQGQW
- a CDS encoding conserved protein of unknown function (Evidence 4 : Unknown function but conserved in other organisms) translates to MRKTMVLFFSGGSLYPLLEIAWRGKTDISMAVAGGTCLCLIDRICNCRLCKKSIFVRCSAGAGIITGVEFLVGVVVNLILKRNVWDYSMLPMNFLGQICIPFTALWYFLSLPAMGFCRLCSSPHSRQKGIRKE
- a CDS encoding protein of unknown function (Evidence 5 : Unknown function) encodes the protein MIKGRMNTLCRKFSKSAKFITVQFSLRHRRLCLRLRHEVIYNMLRSGMFQCSLRRRKLCFRLRREVIYNTLRSGMFQCSLRRRKLCFRLRREVIITHPCEKIHIFPQSDNPSPRFPGFLQKFLTADACYDIIIFAPVHGGVSEWFKELVLKTSDPARDQEFESLPLRHFLNDFSPLLRMDAVKGLPAKGAGR